Genomic segment of Panicum virgatum strain AP13 chromosome 9N, P.virgatum_v5, whole genome shotgun sequence:
AGCAACCACTTCATCAATCAAGGAACCTAACAACTCCGGGACTATGTCTCCACCAGCCTGGTATGAATCCATCTTGAAATCAACCCAGCTCCCCAGAGGACTACTCATTTCTCTGTACACAagttcatccaccatccactcCTCAGCAACCTTCAGGCTGGTCATCTCTCGATGGATTTCTTCTGCTGACAAGTTTTGCAGGACTGCCATCCCGATGAACCAAGAGCCGTAGCCAGCATTGAAGTAGTACGCGCATTTCACAGTCAATAATTCATTGACACAGTCAAAGAGCAGCCTCCGCCTCAATCGGCAGCCTTTGCCCTCATCACCAGCCAACAACCTAGTACTGCCATTTAATTCTTCCAACAGATGTGGATCCAGAATATCCGAATCGCCAAACCGCTCCAAACAAGAGGAACTAGCCTTCAGTATTTCTCTTATAAACTCCACCTCCTGTCTATGATCCATATGACATAAGCTGCTACTTTCTGATCGAGGGATTTCTGCAGTAGCCACTGTGATTGATGAGGCTGTGTCAGAATATTCTGATGAGGCATCTGCTTCGAGGAATTTGTTGAAGTGTGTTGAATCGGAAGTTGTTGCTCCTTCGGTTGAACCAAATAATCTTGTTCCTGCAAAAGtaaaacagaaaaaagatttgagaAATGTCCATGGCTACTGTAACAGCAAACACCCAGCTACTCTATTTACCATTTGCACTCCTCCAGCTCTCTGATGAGCTGCAGGTTTCCGTTGAAATAGAAGCTTCCCACGTTGAGAGGGGACTTAGGCGGAGATGCTCTAACTCTGCTCGATCCGTGGCATCATGATCATCCTTCACTGGTTGAAATGGCTGATTAAAGGGAGATATGTTAGCATACAGATTAATGTTTAACCCGTTATGGCTACATTAATAATAAACACAGACCTCTTTGTGTTGGTGTCAGTTTACAGCTTTTGGGCAGCAAAATGAGAATGTTTAACTGTTAAACTCTTAACGCAGTGACAAAGTTGAATTCCCTTCAAATGTATGACCTATAACATTCAGTGCTTCTAACTTTGCTCTGATCTGATTGTTTGCATCCTCATATATGTGAAAAGGGGCCTAATCTAGAGAGAAGGGCACTAAATTGTACTGAAAAATGGAAGATACGCACCTAATTGTACTGAAAATTAAAGATTATCATTTAAACTATTTAACTGTGCAAACATATGCACTGTACTTTCTGATGCACAAGTAAAGTCCGACAGGAAAACCTACCAGACAAAGAGGTGCAGTTTGGGGCTGGGAACTGTTTCGAGCATTTACAAAAAGTTGTTTGACATTATTAATGCACAAGTCATAAGAGGCACAAACTATCACTTCATAGCTCTTCTTTCTGGTAACTTGGTGAGCAATACAAACATGCCTCATTCAGCGCAGGAACTGAGTATATGTATCTTTGATGTATTATCAGCTACCTAACAGTCAAATTCTTTCCAATCTTCATTCACAGAAAAGGAAGTCTTTCCAAACTTCAAATACCAGATGAACTAAACATGTGTTACTAGATGCGCTATATGGAGAGAAATGCATATGCCTAAACAAACATAAAGTTATTCACTTTCAAGTTTACAGTAACAATCATCATATGCTCAGGACTAGGAATTAATATGCATAAGATGGTGCTGGCAAAAGGGTTTGACTGGAAGAGGTGCGCCAGTCTCTGATGTGCATACCTGACCACTTTTAGTAGTAAGATCTGTCTGGGGGACAGTAGCTTTTCCATCATTGAAAGACTGCAATGACTCCCTATCATAATCAGTAGAAGCAATGCTAGATGTTTCACATGCTGATGCCGTATCTTCCAAAGCTATTGAACTGCTATACACTTCAACACCTTTGGCTGGCTTAGAGTAGGGCGATCTCACCCCTGACGTCAACTCTCTCAATTTCTGCTCCAACAGGAGTCCCAAATAATCACCATCAATGACATCAAGTTTAGTGTTTGATGTGTTGCTTGAAGTTGACACAGCATTCAGATTCTCTGTAAATTGTTTTCCCACTGAATGATTGGGGAAGTGGGCGCCGTGCAATGATTTGTCAACTGGCGAGGTAAATGTGAATGAAACAATCTCAGTGctgattttctttttgtttgttgAAAAAGACGATTGCTCATCTATCACAATATTGTGCCGAATCCGCCTCTGGCTTCTGTCAGAATTAATACTATCACTTGACTGGCTTGTATCAGAGTACAATCTTCTGTTTTGTAACCTTCTTGGCTTGGGGATTGCTTTGGCTGTGGAATTATTTCTTACATTTGCATGAGCAGTAGGCTGCTGGTCCACCTTCCTGCTAGCTTGAGTACTGGTTCCAGCAAATGTGCCGGCTACCCCGACCTTTCTGGCAGATGCATTTACTGGGTGAATATTGCTCCGTTGTCTACTGGGGTTTGCTGGGTTTGAATTCACCTTGTGTTTGGTGACCACAGCATTCTGCTTTCTGTTATTTGACACAAGCATACTGGACGAACTTGTTGTGCGCATTTGATCATTATCCTTTTGTTGGTTGAACCCATTTCTCTCAACCAAGCTATTTTCAGGGTTCCTGCGAGTTTCAAGCCGTCTACCGCCTTTTCTTGTGCCTTCTTTTCCTCGGGCACGGATAGCTTGAGCAACATTTGATGATATATTGCTGGGTTTGACCTTTGGGCCAACTGGAGCACATCCATTTGACTGTGAGATCCTGGAAGATGAGGCGCCCTCTGAACTTCTTGATCTTCCATCCAAAGATTTCCCGTTTGGTGGCCTAAAAGATGCAGGTCCATCACGTTTCCTCAGTGCTTCATTTAGCTTCTGTGACCTTTGTTGGACTCCTATGATCTCTCCTGGGTTGTAGGCCCGCGCAGCATTTGCGTGCCCAACATCATGGACTCCGTAAGAACTGATGTTTTCAACACCAGGCCTAATGATCCGTGATGCTGCCTCCATTATATCAGCTGCATTTCTGCTGGATATATGATTTGGGTTCTTCATGGGAGACAATAACTTATATTGAGCAACAGAAAGTGTCCTCTTGGCAAGTCTTGGAGGCAGTGCTTCCATTTTAAACCGATCAATAGGGCTACCTGGCATTTTATGGGGGCTACCAACATAACTTCTGCCGGTAAAATCATCATGGTTGTTGGCTTGGAAGGGTTGTTGCACTGTTGATGGCATGGGATTGGATTCAGCTGAGCTTGCCGCAGGCATGGAATCCAAACCCATGAGCCTAGCCACAACAGTGGGACACCTCCTTGCCTGAGCTTCTTCATCAATTACTGAAGATGAGCAACTATGCTCActgctttctctcaagctaggcGCATCTTCAAGGATCTGCCATATACACAGAGCTTTTGTCATTCTATATTTTACAGAACACACCAAAAACAGCACAGGTGGAAACAAATTAGGGCAAGTGGACACACCGAATTTGACAGTGTACTTGGTGTACTGTCATCAACATCCTTACTGTCACCAGAATTCTCTGCAAAGAAAAAATTGCATATTAAATTAGCCGGACCCCCTGTAAAAATGTAACCAGTATGCAGCCATCACTCGACTCCTATAGCAAATTTGCTTACTCGGATCAGGAGAACTGCTCGTGCTTCCAACAAAAAGCCGCTTCTTAGATTTCTTACCCCAATCAAAGAGGCCAAAGAATCCATGCCCCTTTGAAGCAGGTTTCTCCACATTCATCTCTCCTCACTATCTAAACCAGCAAATAAAACTGCTCGTatataaatgcaaaaaaaaaacagaatacaAGAGAGGTAAACGCATTTAGCCCAAATGCAGGTAGATTAGCTAACGAAAATAGCACCAACATCTAGTCTGCGCTTCCAGAACCTAATCTTTATCCCGAATTTGACAAGGAAAACTGGCAGGAAAACCAAGAGATTCCGGAACAATGAGCTGACTCCCGCATCCTAACAGCAAGCTTCTACGAATTTAACCAGAATGCAGGTAATGTCCAACACAAAGCACACCAAGAATCCACGAGTCGCCCACCCACACAGCCAAGAACGCCATAAAGATCCAACCTTtccgaggcagcagcagcagcagcacgggtCAACGCCGCGGGATTCACCGAGGCAGCGCACTGCCCGAGCCAAATCGCAGCGCAGACCAATCCGGATCGAGCCGCATTGGGCGGCGCCTCCCTCGCCCTGGAAGCTCCCCCAAGCAGCGACCTCTCTCCCCTACGAACACCTCGAGCAAACGGAGCCGCGGAGGAGGATCCGCGCGAGGCGCTGGTCGGGGCGTCACGTTAGGGTTCTCGGTGAGGCGGGGAGGAGGATGCGGGGGTGGGAGGTGGCCGCGGCTGCGGAATCCATTAATGCCGCTGCGTGAGGTGGAGGGAGAGGGAAAGATTGGACTATTGGAGGGAGCCAGGGAGGGGAGAGAAGAaaagggaggggagaggagaggagaggaggacccttcactctgttcgctgtttGGTTTTTCCAGCTaactaatattatttttttctcatacAACTTTAGCATCAATCTCCAACCACCAACTAACTAATAATATTTTTCACCAACACCACTCCAGTACCGACCACCGGCACCAGCACATCTGTGCGTGTACTCTTCGTCTGGTGTGGTCGTAGGCTCGTAGCTGGGTTTTCCTCTTGAAAAAGGAGAAATTTGGGGGACCTTTTTGGATCGGCTTGGTCGGTTTGGTGATGTAAGTAACGAGATTTGGGTGCCTGGATTGGGTGATTTGGCGCCAGGTTTTTGGAGTTTTCTTGGGCAGTTAGTCCGGGAGGGAAAAAAGAATGATTTCTTGTTGCTGGGATAGGACAATGTACTGTGGAGCCCAGGGAATTCCACCAGGAGGGAAAGAAAAAGCGAGATCAATGGCTGCTCTAGGTCGCCTTCTCCAGGTCTTAACTGGTGCACAGTGCAGTGGCGTACACCGTGTTAGTTCTGTGTCGGATGGAGTGGCGACCAACGTCTGATTCCCACTACTCTTAACTTTTTGCGAAACTATAGAATGTCCAACGGTTTGGCGATTTTTTGTGCTGCATGCTGCTGCTGACTGATGCTAATTTGTTATGAGAAAATAATACTACTAattggctggtagctggtgggtaatattgatttagtatgagagaacaatatTGCTGGCTAGTTAGCTGACAAACCAAACGAACAGAGCGTATAAATGGGTGGCACCTAGTCGATCAATTTCTAGAGAACAAAAAGTTATCGGTGTAGCCGGGCGAAACCAAcctaggtcttgtttagttgcgccCGTAAACTTTTTGAAATTGAATCTTtgcatatttgaagtattaagcatagactaattataaaactaactacagaacttgtctgtaaactacgagacgaatctaatgaatctaattaatccatcattagagcatgtgtaCGGTAgaaatttagtgtctaatcatagtctaattagactcattagattcatctcgcaatttacaagcaaactatgaaatgtgttttttattttatctagatttaatactttatatatgtaagattttttttgatgtgatagatttggaattttgaactttgcaactaaacaagcctACTATTAACATAACTGGAAACCGATAATCTTTTTTTAGTGTTGTCTATACTACCTCAACTGTCATACCCTGACAACACGTAGTATGATAAAGATGGGATAAGCACAGGGCGCGGAATggcgcggcagccggcaggggTGAACCGAgcgagacgacggcggcgcgccgtgCGCCATGGTTGGTTGGTGGAGGTGCGCCATCACGGCGGCCCGCGCCggacaaagagagagagaaggaacgGCGGCATCATCACGCACCCTCCTCCTAATCACGCCAAAAAAACGCCTCGCGAGCGCGAAGATGCCATGCCCTATTGCGCTTTGCCTTGCCCAGACTGGGCATCCATCCATCCTCCCCAGCTCAGGGCTGCAGCAGGCACGACATACCagtggggagagagagagagagagagagagagagagagagagagagagagagagagagagagagagagacgttgCGTCAACGTCGCGGACCAAGCAAGGGTCGTCGGCCTTTGTCTGACAACGGAACGGACGAAGAATCTTTCAAGACGTATGCTTGAACCTGACTGAACATCTCAACCACCGCCATCCACACACCGTCTGCACTGCAGCGAGGCTGCTTCTCTTGTGCTGCACAAGGCACGCATGCCTCTTGCGAGCAGCCAGGGGCAGTGAGCATGTCGGTCATTGCGCCTGAAGGCAGCGGCCTGACTCACTGATCATCGCAATTACGCGAGGTTGACAGtggcgagggaggagaggagaacTCGTTGCTGATCGCGCATTAAGTCCGATCGGGATCAGGGTTTCCTGCCGGCCAGGGCACGGTCGATTCCTGATGCTACTGCTGGAGCCAAGGATGCCTCAACAaccacggcagcagcagcaacagcagcagacaGGAACaggacggcggcgcagcagaTGGTCGCGCCGCTCATAATCCCTGAAGGATTAGTGATGCTTGATGGGTTGTCAGGCTCAGCATGACGATCGATCTGAACCGAAGCTTCCTTCCTTGCTATTGTCGCGTGCGAGCAGCACGCAAGCAGTGTGGTGTGGAAGAGCACGTGTATGCATGCACTGTTGGTTGTTACGCTGCCACCATTGCAGACGTAACCGTTTCTTTTGCCCCTGCTGGTAATAAGCAAAGGTTTATGCTCGAGGTGATCTGTCAAGCAGGCAGGTGCACGCTCCGGTGCCCGGGAATCTCCACTCCCCTTTTGTTTCACAACACTTTGCTTCTTCTTGTTGCCGCACTGCACTGCATCTGCGTCTGCAGCAGCTTGAGGAGCCTCCTCCCAGAAGCTCAGTTGGAGTAGTGGGGGGTGTTGCTGCAGTTAGGGATGAAAGTGGTAATCTGAACTGTTAgaacaaatttaatattttaaaatagatatgtataaaattggatggtgatcatttcttatattatcaagcacattattacaaataagaataaaattttgcataaattattttatgcattatttgctccctacaacaa
This window contains:
- the LOC120687951 gene encoding uncharacterized protein LOC120687951 isoform X1, encoding MNVEKPASKGHGFFGLFDWGKKSKKRLFVGSTSSSPDPKNSGDSKDVDDSTPSTLSNSILEDAPSLRESSEHSCSSSVIDEEAQARRCPTVVARLMGLDSMPAASSAESNPMPSTVQQPFQANNHDDFTGRSYVGSPHKMPGSPIDRFKMEALPPRLAKRTLSVAQYKLLSPMKNPNHISSRNAADIMEAASRIIRPGVENISSYGVHDVGHANAARAYNPGEIIGVQQRSQKLNEALRKRDGPASFRPPNGKSLDGRSRSSEGASSSRISQSNGCAPVGPKVKPSNISSNVAQAIRARGKEGTRKGGRRLETRRNPENSLVERNGFNQQKDNDQMRTTSSSSMLVSNNRKQNAVVTKHKVNSNPANPSRQRSNIHPVNASARKVGVAGTFAGTSTQASRKVDQQPTAHANVRNNSTAKAIPKPRRLQNRRLYSDTSQSSDSINSDRSQRRIRHNIVIDEQSSFSTNKKKISTEIVSFTFTSPVDKSLHGAHFPNHSVGKQFTENLNAVSTSSNTSNTKLDVIDGDYLGLLLEQKLRELTSGVRSPYSKPAKGVEVYSSSIALEDTASACETSSIASTDYDRESLQSFNDGKATVPQTDLTTKSGQPFQPVKDDHDATDRAELEHLRLSPLSTWEASISTETCSSSESWRSANGTRLFGSTEGATTSDSTHFNKFLEADASSEYSDTASSITVATAEIPRSESSSLCHMDHRQEVEFIREILKASSSCLERFGDSDILDPHLLEELNGSTRLLAGDEGKGCRLRRRLLFDCVNELLTVKCAYYFNAGYGSWFIGMAVLQNLSAEEIHREMTSLKVAEEWMVDELVYREMSSPLGSWVDFKMDSYQAGGDIVPELLGSLIDEVVADLLTGSFL
- the LOC120687951 gene encoding uncharacterized protein LOC120687951 isoform X2; protein product: MGLDSMPAASSAESNPMPSTVQQPFQANNHDDFTGRSYVGSPHKMPGSPIDRFKMEALPPRLAKRTLSVAQYKLLSPMKNPNHISSRNAADIMEAASRIIRPGVENISSYGVHDVGHANAARAYNPGEIIGVQQRSQKLNEALRKRDGPASFRPPNGKSLDGRSRSSEGASSSRISQSNGCAPVGPKVKPSNISSNVAQAIRARGKEGTRKGGRRLETRRNPENSLVERNGFNQQKDNDQMRTTSSSSMLVSNNRKQNAVVTKHKVNSNPANPSRQRSNIHPVNASARKVGVAGTFAGTSTQASRKVDQQPTAHANVRNNSTAKAIPKPRRLQNRRLYSDTSQSSDSINSDRSQRRIRHNIVIDEQSSFSTNKKKISTEIVSFTFTSPVDKSLHGAHFPNHSVGKQFTENLNAVSTSSNTSNTKLDVIDGDYLGLLLEQKLRELTSGVRSPYSKPAKGVEVYSSSIALEDTASACETSSIASTDYDRESLQSFNDGKATVPQTDLTTKSGQPFQPVKDDHDATDRAELEHLRLSPLSTWEASISTETCSSSESWRSANGTRLFGSTEGATTSDSTHFNKFLEADASSEYSDTASSITVATAEIPRSESSSLCHMDHRQEVEFIREILKASSSCLERFGDSDILDPHLLEELNGSTRLLAGDEGKGCRLRRRLLFDCVNELLTVKCAYYFNAGYGSWFIGMAVLQNLSAEEIHREMTSLKVAEEWMVDELVYREMSSPLGSWVDFKMDSYQAGGDIVPELLGSLIDEVVADLLTGSFL